The Pectobacterium parmentieri genome segment TACCAAGCCGCTGATGTTCTGTCTGGCGCTCGGTATCGGCACCGTAATCTGCGGCGTGATGCTGTCGTTGATTAAAAAACGCGTCACACAGGCTGATGAAGAGTTCGACGACGTTGACGACAGTCGCGTGCGTGACGAAGACATTAAATTCACTATCGAATAACAGGAGCCGCCATGTATGCCGCAATGAAAACCCTCATTGATGACGCGTATCAACAGCAATATGCCGTGCTCGCCATCAACTGTTTCAATCTGGAAACTGCTCGTGCGGCCATTACCGCCGCCGAGCAACAGCGTGCGCCGCTGATCCTTAATGTGTACCAAGGGCACAGTACGCACTTTCCACCGCCTCTCGCGGTCCCGCTGATCAAGGCATTGGCTGAACAGGCAACCATTCCTGTGGCGCTCAGCCTGGATCACGGCACAGCATTCAGCCTGATTGGGCAGGCGTTCCGCGCGGGGTTTACTGGATTGATGATCGATGCTTCCAGCTACCCACTGGCGGAGAACATCCTGCGCACGCAGCAGGTGGTGAAGATAGCCGTGACTGCTGGCGTCTGCGTAGAAGGTGAGCTTGGACATATCGCCGATGCCCCCGTCTACGACCTTGAGGATGCCACCGTGAAAATGACGCAGGTGGAAGATGTCATTCCCTTTATCCGTCAAACCGGTATCGACCTGCTTGCCGTATCGGTCGGCACCGCCCACGGTATTTACCCTACAGGAGTGACGCCACAGATTGATTTTGAACGTCTGGAAGCGCTGCATCGGGGATCCACGGTGCCGCTGGCGCTACACGGCGGTAGCGGCACTAAAGCCGACGACATTCGTCGCGTCAGCCGTCACGGCGTCGCCAAAATCAACGTCGGTGCGGCCGTTTTTGAGGCTGGAAAAACGGCATTGCAGCAGGCACTACATCAGCACCCAACGATGGAACTATCTGACCTGCTAGCGACGATGGAAACCGCCTGCCGCGACGTGGTCGTCGATTATCTCAGTTGGTCTGGTTCAACTAACAAAGCCTGACCGTTCGCTCTTTACCGACTTTCACCATCAGTGGTTATCCACTGGTACAGGAATGCTTTGCCCTTTATCCGACACAGGAGAGACACATCATGTTGATTTCTATGACCGATATGCTTAAGCCCACGCGTGAACATCGCTTCGCTATCGGGGCGTTTAACGTGGCCGATAGCTGCTTTATCCGCGCCGTGGTGGAAGAAGCCGAAGCAACGAATACCCCCGCCATCATCTCTATCCATCCGAGCGAGTTGGCTTTCGTCACCGATGAGTTCTTCGCTTATGTGCGAGAAAGAACGCTGCGCAGTCCGGTGCCATTTGTCATCCACCTCGATCATGGCGCCTCGATTGCGCACGTTCTACGCGCCATCCAATGCGGGTTTACCTCCGTGATGATCGACGGCTCACTCCTGCCTTATGAGGAGAACGTGGCACTCACCACCGAAGTAGTGAAACTGGCGCATGCCGTTGGCGTTTCCGTTGAAGGGGAATTAGGCACGATTGGCGATACGGGCACCACGATAGAAGGCGGCGTCAGCAAAGTGATCTATACCGATCCCGAGCAGGCGGAAGATTTCGTCAACCGGACGGGCGTCGATACATTAGCCGTTGCCATCGGCACCGCGCACGGTATCTACCCCAAAGATCTGAAGCCAGAGCTACAAATGCATATCCTGCGGGATATCTCGCAGCGGGTCTCTATCCCACTCGTTCTACACGGCGGTTCGGCAAACCCGGACGCCGAGATTGCCGAAGCGGTGACGCTGGGCGTCGGCAAAATCAATATCTCCAGCGATATGAAATTCGCCTATTTCCAAAAAGCGCGGGAAATACTCAGCCGTGAAACCTGGTGGGATCCTAATGCCATCTACCCGGAACCTATTAACGCGGCAAAAGAGGTGATCCGCTACAAAATGGCGCTCTTCGGCTCAACAGGAAAAGCCACTTTATATTGATAGATACGCCACACGATCTGAACAAGGCAAGGGGAAGAGTCTCTTGCCTTTTACCCTCTATGTATTATTTCAACATAGCGTCATTCTGTTTCTTATTGTTGATATTCAGTCAACAGTGTTATGCGCCATCACCCATTTTTCTTCATCGCTCGCTCCCCTAGACTACGCCCAACCTCTTCGTTGATAACCCATTCGAGAACAAACCTATGCAGAATATTTTGCTGATTAACGCAGGTAAATCGTTCGCCCATTCCAAAGGTGAACTGAACAATACTCTTACCGATGTCGCCGCCAGTTTTCTGCGCGATCAAGGCCACGATATCCGCGTGACGGTCGTGGACAACTGCTATGATATTGAACAGGAAATTCAGAACTACCTGTGGGCAGATACCATCATTTACCAGATGCCGGGATGGTGGATGGATACGCCGTGGATTTTGAAGAAATACATCGATGACGTGTTTACCGCCGGCCACGGTTCGCTTTACGCCAGCGATGGCCGCAGCCGTTCAGATGCCACCAAGAAATACGGCTCTGGTGGGTTATTGCAAGGCCGGAAATACATGCTGTCTCTGACGTGGAATGCGCCGCTGGAAGCCTTTGACGATCCCGATCAGTTCTTCCACGGTGTAGGGGTGGATGGGGTTTATCTACCGTTCCATAAAGCGAACCAGTTTATCGGGTTATCCCCACTGCCGACCTTCATCTGTAACGATGTAATCAAGGCACCGGACGTCCCCGCTTATCTTGCAAACTACCGTAAGCATCTGGAAAAACTCTTTGCCTAATCGGCGACTTATGCGCTTTTACATCGCTGTGAATCACGCCTCACAGCGGGTTTTCCGTGAGCTTCTCGCTCATAAAATCGAGAAAACAGGTAATACGTGCCGCCAGTTGGCTATTGCGGTAATACACCGCGTAAACCGGCAAACTGGCTTCCACCGTCTCCTCAGTGAGGATCGGCACCAGCCTCCCCGCAGCCAAATCGTCACGGATCAGGAAGGTAGACATACGCATAATCCCTTCGCCTTGCAACGCAAGCTGACGCAGGATCTCGCCGTTTGAGGCTGATAGTACTGGTTTGATGGTATAGAAGTCCTGAAGCCCATGCCGCAGCGGCCAGTGATTCAGCGACTCCGACTGGGTAAACCCCAGACAAAGATGATCGGCCAATGACTCGACCGTCGCGGGAGTACCGTGCTGCTGTAAATAATCAGGGCTGGCAACAATACGCAGCTTGCTTGCACCGAGCGGCCGCGCATGGATAGTGGAGTCTTTGAGTGTGCCGATACGAATCGCAATATCGGTATGCTGCTCTAGCAAATCAATAATGAAATCATCGGTGTTGAGTTCAAGAACGATCTTGGGATAACGGCGGCGAAATTCCGGCACCAGAGGCACAATCACATGCTGCATAAACGCCGAACCCGAATTGATCCGCAGCCGTCCGCTCGGTTGCTCGTGCCGCAATAACACCTGTTCTTCGGCATGTTCCACAGCGTGAATCACGCCACGGGCGTGCTCAAGGAACATTGAACCTTCTTCGGAAAGAGAGAGACGTCGCGTGGTACGGTGCAGCAGGGTCGTCCCCAGCTTGTCCTCCAGACGCCGCAACGCCCGGCTGATGCCAGACGTGGTTTGCCCAAGCTGTTCCGCCGCCGCCGTGATCGAACCCGTCTCAATCACGACAACAAAAGCCTGAAGTTCCTCAAGCGTGACTTTCATAAGCGAATATACCTGCCGTCGATGAGGTATCCGATCAAGGCGTTATACTTCGAGCTCCACCTTATCGCCTTTCTCTTGCAGCCAGTTGCGGCGATCTTCCGAGCGTTTCTTCGCCAGCAGCATATCCATCATCGCCATCGTCTGCTCCATCTCCTCGTCGTTGATAGTCAGTTGCACCAGACGGCGGGTATTGGGATCCAGCGTGGTTTCGCGCAGTTGTGGCGGGTTCATTTCACCCAGACCTTTAAAGCGCTGTACGTTCGGCTTGCCTCTCTTGCGCTTAAGCTGTTCCAGCACGCCCGCTTTTTCCTCTTCGTCCAGCGCGTAGTAAACCTCTTTGCCCAGATCGATACGGTACAACGGCGGCATCGCGACATAAACGTGCCCACCTTGAACCAGCGCACGGAAATGACGGACAAACAGCGCACACAGCAGCGTTGCGATGTGCAAGCCATCGGAATCCGCATCCGCCAAAATACAGATCTTGCCGTAACGCAGTTGGC includes the following:
- a CDS encoding class II fructose-bisphosphate aldolase, producing the protein MYAAMKTLIDDAYQQQYAVLAINCFNLETARAAITAAEQQRAPLILNVYQGHSTHFPPPLAVPLIKALAEQATIPVALSLDHGTAFSLIGQAFRAGFTGLMIDASSYPLAENILRTQQVVKIAVTAGVCVEGELGHIADAPVYDLEDATVKMTQVEDVIPFIRQTGIDLLAVSVGTAHGIYPTGVTPQIDFERLEALHRGSTVPLALHGGSGTKADDIRRVSRHGVAKINVGAAVFEAGKTALQQALHQHPTMELSDLLATMETACRDVVVDYLSWSGSTNKA
- a CDS encoding ketose-bisphosphate aldolase, translated to MLISMTDMLKPTREHRFAIGAFNVADSCFIRAVVEEAEATNTPAIISIHPSELAFVTDEFFAYVRERTLRSPVPFVIHLDHGASIAHVLRAIQCGFTSVMIDGSLLPYEENVALTTEVVKLAHAVGVSVEGELGTIGDTGTTIEGGVSKVIYTDPEQAEDFVNRTGVDTLAVAIGTAHGIYPKDLKPELQMHILRDISQRVSIPLVLHGGSANPDAEIAEAVTLGVGKINISSDMKFAYFQKAREILSRETWWDPNAIYPEPINAAKEVIRYKMALFGSTGKATLY
- a CDS encoding NAD(P)H-dependent oxidoreductase yields the protein MQNILLINAGKSFAHSKGELNNTLTDVAASFLRDQGHDIRVTVVDNCYDIEQEIQNYLWADTIIYQMPGWWMDTPWILKKYIDDVFTAGHGSLYASDGRSRSDATKKYGSGGLLQGRKYMLSLTWNAPLEAFDDPDQFFHGVGVDGVYLPFHKANQFIGLSPLPTFICNDVIKAPDVPAYLANYRKHLEKLFA
- a CDS encoding LysR family transcriptional regulator; this translates as MKVTLEELQAFVVVIETGSITAAAEQLGQTTSGISRALRRLEDKLGTTLLHRTTRRLSLSEEGSMFLEHARGVIHAVEHAEEQVLLRHEQPSGRLRINSGSAFMQHVIVPLVPEFRRRYPKIVLELNTDDFIIDLLEQHTDIAIRIGTLKDSTIHARPLGASKLRIVASPDYLQQHGTPATVESLADHLCLGFTQSESLNHWPLRHGLQDFYTIKPVLSASNGEILRQLALQGEGIMRMSTFLIRDDLAAGRLVPILTEETVEASLPVYAVYYRNSQLAARITCFLDFMSEKLTENPL